A single window of Anomaloglossus baeobatrachus isolate aAnoBae1 chromosome 5, aAnoBae1.hap1, whole genome shotgun sequence DNA harbors:
- the LOC142311193 gene encoding uncharacterized protein LOC142311193 — protein sequence MLHKESGNRYSTDSQFPDTQHNTAYIKEESQKEDNSDYYIAKILTQHLSTYSDMDALSSEEDSQTSSDIDNPTDHTQEQYTSVQLNRNVLPKENTEPCQSTHIKEESKLCEEENLSDTDKYSPKDSVSAEQISVQADKESASGHVSTPSDHAPCSPATDFKAESDSCEEDNVSDPEVHPTKDYIPVIIKEESVSCDEDNLTDGDIELSEEHINPKFPSQSEGKYPCLVCEKTFNTSIERVRHQRIHIQRKTLSCCVCDKCFSSKSDLARHERIHTGVKPFLCYECGKCFSKKSDVIRHEKIHTGEKPYTCPECGKCFSRDSHLNRHQRIHTIEHAFTCSECGKIFTRESQLIRHLRIHTGEKPFSCTQCDKCFRKKSDVVRHEKIHTGEKPFDCLECGKCFSRHSHLVIHQRVHTGEKTFSCSECGKCFTQYSTLISHRRIHTGEKPFACPDCGKGFAQKRDLKKHMTLHTGVKPFLCSECGKSFVLKYELRKHVRIHTEEKHFVCSECGKCFITKSDLIRHQRIHTGEKPFACSECGKCFSRHTYLGIHQRVHTGEKPFVCTECGKCFSQRTALAAHGRTHTGGRPFACSECGKCFSKKSDLLRHQRIHTGEKPFTCPECDKSFSRQTYLIIHKRIHTGEKPFLCSECGKHFTYKSHLVRHQRIHAAEGAFTSSGSQ from the coding sequence ATGTTACATAAGGAAAGTGGCAATAGATATTCCACAGACTCTCAATTTCCAGATACTCAACACAATACTGCTTATATCAAGGAAGAGTCCCAGAAAGAAGACAACTCTGACTATTACATCGCCAAGATACTAACCCAACACTTGTCTACTTATAGTGACATGGATGCATTGTCTAGCGAGGAGGACAGTCAGACAAGCTCCGACATCGATAACCCCACCGATCACACACAAGAACAGTATACATCTGTCCAATTAAATAGAAACGTTTTACCTAAAGAAAATACAGAACCTTGTCAATCTACACACATAAAAGAGGAATCTAAATTATGTGAGGAAGAAAACCTCTCAGATACTGACAAATATTCACCCAAGGACAGTGTCAGTGCTGAGCAAATTTCTGTCCAAGCCGATAAGGAATCAGCAAGTGGACACGTGAGTACACCCTCAGATCATGCACCGTGTTCTCCAGCTACTGACTTTAAGGCAGAATCCGATTCTTGTGAAGAAGACAATGTCTCTGATCCTGAGGTTCACCCCACCAAAGATTATATCCCAGTGATCATCAAAGAAGAATCTGTCTCGTGTGATGAAGATAACCTCACAGATGGTGACATTGAGCTGTCAGAAGAACATATAAACCCCAAGTTCCCGTCCCAATCTGAAGGAAAATATCCTTGTTTAGTATGTGAAAAGACTTTTAATACATCAATTGAACGAGTGAGACACCAACGAATTCACATTCAGAGGAAAACATTATCATGCTGTGTGTGTGATAAATGTTTTAGCAGTAAATCAGACCTTGCAAGACATGAGcggattcacacaggagtgaagcccttTTTGTGTTacgaatgtggcaaatgttttagcAAAAAATCTGACGTTATCAGACACGAGAAGATCCATACCGGTGAAAAGCCATATACCTGCCCggaatgtggaaagtgttttagCCGAGATTCGCATCTGAACAGGCATCAAAGAATCCATACTATAGAACATGCATTTACATGCTCTGAGTGCGGGAAAATATTCACCAGAGAGTCACAACTCATCCGACACTTGAGAATTCACACCGGAGAAAAACCTTTTTCTTGTACACAGTGTGATAAGTGTTTCCGTAAGAAATCAGATGTTGTCAGGCATGAGAAgattcacaccggggagaagccatttgatTGTTTGGAATGTGGCAAATGTTTCAGCCGACATTCTCATCTTGTCATCCACCAACGGGTACACACAGGAGAGAAAACCTTCTCCTGTTCCGAATGTGGCAAATGCTTCACTCAGTACTCAACCCTCATCTCGCACCGCAGGATACACACAGGTGAAAAACCTTTTGCTTGTCCAGATTGTGGAAAAGGTTTTGCCCAGAAAAGAGATTTGAAGAAGCATATGACTCTTCATACTGGGGTGAAACCTTTCTTATGTTCGGAGTGTGGAAAGAGCTTTGTGTTAAAATATGAGTTGAGGAAGCATGTGAGAATCCACACAGAAGAGAAACACTTTGTGTGTTCTGAGTGTGGCAAATGTTTCATCACAAAGTCTGACCTGATACGTCATCAGAGGATTCACACGGGAGAGAAGCCTtttgcatgttcagaatgtggaaaatgtttcagTAGGCACACTTACCTGGGGATCCATCAAAgggttcacacaggggagaagccatttgttTGTACAGAGTGTGGTAAATGTTTTAGTCAACGGACAGCCCTTGCTGCACATGGTAGAACTCACACAGGAGGTAGGCCATTTGCGTGCTCAGAGTGCGGTAAGTGTTTCAGCAAGAAATCGGATCTTCTCCGACATCAAAGaatccacacaggggagaagccatttacgTGTCCAGAGTGTGATAAATCCTTTAGCCGTCAAACATATCTTATTATACACAAAAggattcacactggggagaagccatttctgTGCTCTGAATGTGGCAAGCACTTCACTTATAAGTCACACCTTGTCCGACATCAGAGAATCCATGCCGCAGAAGGGGCCTTCACTTCATCTGGGAGTCAGTAG